One Haloferax sp. Atlit-12N genomic window carries:
- a CDS encoding aldehyde dehydrogenase yields MCAKHTDTAETEEVVARHRDVASEVLPDHTDLYIGGEWVTGGASSLEAVDPTTGERLTEVSAADADDIDRAVKAAWEAYDGEWGSTTAEDRQDVLLEIADRVEANLEDLATLETLDNGKPLVESRADMRTVIDQFRYFAGIVQSDTGAVLSDDQRMGYTIREPYGVVGQIIPWNFPLSMASWKLAPALAAGNCCVLKPAEQTPLSILRLMELVDDVVPDGVVNVVPGDGREAGAALTQHSDVRKLAFTGSTAVGKEIMRNAADNVVDVTLELGGKSPVVVFPDADIDKAIDVVKFAIFANAGECCTAGSRLFVHDEIAEEFLNQFVETVEDLTVGDPLSEGTDIGPQISDSEVKKTLEYVETAIEGGGELMTGGSYPSGQAVSAGSFVEPTVIGNVPHDNPAVQEEIFGPVLETFTWTEYDEMMALVNDVDYGLSASVVTQDIDEAYQAARDIEAGYVWINQHHDVPSGLPFGGYKQSGIGRELAETTLEHYQQTKTINVGL; encoded by the coding sequence GGTCACCGGAGGAGCATCGTCGCTAGAGGCGGTCGATCCGACGACTGGGGAACGTCTGACAGAGGTATCGGCTGCTGACGCCGACGACATCGACAGAGCCGTGAAAGCGGCTTGGGAGGCGTACGATGGCGAGTGGGGGTCAACGACAGCCGAGGACAGACAAGACGTCCTGCTCGAGATTGCAGACCGCGTAGAGGCCAATCTAGAGGATCTCGCAACGCTCGAGACGCTGGACAATGGGAAACCTCTCGTAGAGTCCCGAGCGGACATGCGGACGGTCATCGACCAGTTCCGGTATTTCGCAGGCATCGTACAGTCGGACACCGGCGCTGTCCTGTCGGACGACCAGCGGATGGGTTACACGATCCGAGAGCCGTACGGCGTCGTCGGCCAGATCATCCCGTGGAACTTCCCGCTGTCCATGGCGTCGTGGAAACTGGCACCCGCGCTTGCAGCAGGGAACTGCTGCGTCCTGAAGCCCGCAGAGCAGACGCCGCTGTCGATCCTGCGGCTCATGGAACTCGTCGACGATGTCGTACCCGACGGCGTGGTTAACGTCGTCCCGGGTGACGGTAGAGAGGCCGGGGCCGCGCTGACCCAACACTCCGACGTTCGCAAACTCGCTTTTACTGGTTCGACGGCGGTTGGCAAGGAAATCATGCGGAACGCAGCCGACAATGTCGTCGACGTGACCCTTGAACTCGGAGGGAAAAGTCCGGTCGTCGTCTTCCCAGACGCAGACATAGACAAGGCCATCGACGTGGTGAAATTCGCAATTTTCGCGAACGCAGGCGAATGCTGTACCGCCGGTTCTCGGCTGTTCGTACACGATGAAATCGCTGAGGAATTCCTCAATCAGTTCGTCGAGACCGTCGAGGATCTCACGGTCGGAGACCCTCTGTCAGAAGGGACCGACATTGGGCCACAGATTAGTGACAGCGAGGTCAAAAAGACGCTCGAGTACGTCGAGACTGCGATCGAAGGAGGGGGAGAGCTCATGACGGGCGGATCGTACCCCTCTGGACAGGCAGTGTCCGCGGGGAGCTTCGTCGAGCCTACCGTGATTGGCAACGTGCCGCACGACAATCCGGCCGTACAGGAGGAGATCTTTGGTCCGGTGCTCGAAACGTTCACTTGGACCGAATACGACGAAATGATGGCCCTAGTGAACGACGTTGACTACGGACTCTCTGCGAGCGTTGTCACCCAAGACATCGACGAAGCGTACCAAGCGGCGCGCGATATCGAGGCCGGGTACGTGTGGATTAATCAGCATCACGACGTCCCGTCCGGGCTTCCCTTCGGCGGCTACAAGCAGTCGGGGATCGGACGTGAACTGGCCGAGACAACGCTCGAACACTACCAGCAGACGAAAACAATCAACGTGGGCCTTTGA